The following coding sequences lie in one Palaemon carinicauda isolate YSFRI2023 chromosome 7, ASM3689809v2, whole genome shotgun sequence genomic window:
- the Lamtor1 gene encoding ragulator complex protein LAMTOR1: MGCCCSTEQERLSQDGEVNERTHLLSDPVSNNYQVNASSSDYGNHYSSSVTQKSDEQSALNRILQLTTSNFIDVGALECHSLEQHEYIERVRLYNQRIHSLSASKNGTKKRLELQLLCDVPAAERILSTQPITSADLSLMVTSSQKIVTALSQIKVDHKEDLVVPFGIP; this comes from the exons gatGGGGAAGTGAACGAGAGAACACATCTGTTAAGTGACCCTGTAAGCAATAATTACCAAGTAAATGCCAG CTCGAGTGACTATGGCAACCATTACTCCAGTTCCGTCACTCAAAAGTCAGATGAACAGTCTGCACTGAACAGAATTTTACAGTTAACGACAAG TAACTTCATAGATGTAGGAGCCCTAGAATGTCATTCTCTAGAACAACACGAATATATAGAAAGAGTTAGACTCTACAACCAGCGAATTCATTCATTGTCAGCGAGTAAG AATGGAACAAAGAAGAGACTAGAGCTTCAGTTGTTGTGCGATGTTCCGGCTGCGGAACGTATTTTGTCAACGCAACCGATAACCTCTGCTGATCTAAGTTTG ATGGTTACTTCGAGCCAGAAAATCGTGACTGCTCTGTCCCAAATAAAAGTCGACCACAAGGAGGATTTGGTGGTTCCGTTCGGTATACCCTGA